A single genomic interval of Aureliella helgolandensis harbors:
- a CDS encoding alpha-amylase family glycosyl hydrolase — protein MITSNLTEENRANSTTSGGRPSGSGLRGRLNSAEGLRFEAELTLLRLAPRLEAHWNALSAEPRLRQEFEERLEEYWWQLFQLLFELYGSRYDFFYHLEQILLTAATAWIQRPETLRDVDRHRINEPNWFASERIVGGALYVDLFSENLGKLRESIGYFKELGLTYLHLMPLFAVRPGNSDGGYAISNYRSVDPRLGTIDDLRLLADDLRSAGINLVLDFVFNHTSDDHLWAQHAKAGDREFQQYYFIFPDREQPDKYEHTLREIFPAVRRGNFTWHDAMERWVWTTFNSFQWDLNYSNPSVFRSMLEEMYFIASTGVDMLRLDAVAFIWKEMGTACENLPKAHTLIRAFNCLARIATPGLLFKSEAIVHPDDVVKYIAPEECQVSYNPTLMALLWESLATREVRLLNRTLSHRHRLPEGTAWVNYLRCHDDIGWTFDDADAAAIGINAYNHRQFLNQFYTGQFEGSFARGVPFQENTDTGDMRIAGTLASLAGLEQAIEHDDEEAKELAIRRMLLLQSITLSIGGIPLLYLGEEWGMLNDYDFVKDPAKAGDTRWVHRPKMQWEFLDELDDTSVAVNSSIRRRIFRSQQKLIAARKSSHALAGQNMELLATQNPHVLGFVRTHEAHRMVVLANFSEQPQTLHGNLLRTAGMGRFFEDVLSSRTLGTSDDIVLPAYEVLWLKRV, from the coding sequence ATGATCACGTCGAATCTAACTGAAGAGAACCGAGCCAACTCCACCACTAGCGGTGGGAGGCCCAGTGGCTCGGGATTACGTGGTCGATTGAATTCCGCTGAGGGTTTGCGTTTTGAAGCTGAGTTGACGCTGTTGCGACTCGCACCGCGTCTCGAAGCCCACTGGAACGCGCTCTCAGCCGAACCCCGATTGCGTCAAGAATTTGAGGAGCGTTTGGAGGAATACTGGTGGCAGTTGTTTCAACTGCTATTTGAGCTTTACGGTTCGCGGTACGACTTTTTCTACCATCTCGAGCAGATTCTACTTACCGCCGCCACGGCGTGGATCCAGCGCCCTGAAACGCTGCGCGACGTGGACCGGCATCGGATCAATGAACCGAACTGGTTCGCTTCGGAGCGGATCGTCGGGGGCGCATTGTACGTGGATCTCTTCAGCGAGAATCTAGGAAAACTGCGAGAGTCGATCGGTTACTTCAAGGAGCTTGGGTTAACCTACCTGCACTTGATGCCCTTGTTCGCCGTTCGCCCAGGTAACAGTGACGGTGGCTACGCGATCAGCAATTATCGCTCGGTAGATCCACGACTCGGCACGATCGATGATTTGAGGCTGTTGGCAGACGATTTACGCAGCGCCGGTATTAACCTGGTGCTGGACTTTGTATTCAATCATACCTCCGACGATCATCTTTGGGCGCAACATGCGAAGGCAGGGGATCGCGAGTTTCAACAGTACTATTTCATCTTCCCCGACCGTGAACAGCCCGATAAATATGAACACACACTGCGGGAGATTTTTCCCGCCGTGCGCCGTGGCAATTTTACTTGGCACGACGCGATGGAACGCTGGGTATGGACGACGTTCAATAGCTTCCAATGGGACTTAAACTACAGCAACCCCTCCGTCTTTCGCTCGATGCTGGAAGAAATGTATTTCATCGCCAGTACCGGGGTTGATATGCTGCGGCTCGATGCCGTCGCCTTTATCTGGAAAGAGATGGGGACGGCGTGCGAGAACCTGCCTAAAGCACACACCCTCATCCGAGCCTTCAACTGTCTAGCGAGAATTGCGACGCCCGGGCTACTTTTCAAATCCGAAGCGATTGTACATCCCGACGACGTGGTGAAGTACATTGCACCTGAGGAATGCCAGGTTTCCTACAATCCGACTCTGATGGCCCTACTATGGGAATCGTTAGCAACTCGCGAAGTCCGCTTGCTCAATCGCACGTTGAGTCACCGCCATCGCTTGCCTGAGGGTACCGCTTGGGTGAACTACCTGAGATGTCACGACGATATTGGTTGGACGTTCGATGACGCAGATGCTGCCGCCATTGGGATCAACGCCTACAACCACCGGCAGTTTCTCAATCAATTTTATACGGGACAATTCGAGGGCTCCTTCGCTCGGGGCGTTCCCTTCCAAGAGAACACTGATACCGGTGACATGCGCATTGCGGGCACGCTGGCCTCCCTCGCCGGACTGGAGCAGGCGATCGAACACGATGACGAAGAGGCCAAAGAGCTGGCTATTCGGCGCATGTTGTTGCTGCAGAGTATTACGTTGAGCATCGGAGGAATTCCGTTGCTCTACCTTGGCGAAGAGTGGGGCATGCTCAATGATTACGACTTCGTCAAAGACCCCGCCAAGGCCGGGGATACACGCTGGGTGCATCGGCCGAAAATGCAATGGGAATTCCTGGACGAGCTCGATGACACGTCGGTCGCCGTCAATTCCTCGATCCGTCGACGCATTTTTCGCTCCCAACAAAAGCTAATTGCAGCCCGTAAATCGTCCCACGCGCTGGCTGGGCAAAACATGGAGCTATTGGCAACCCAAAATCCACACGTGCTAGGTTTCGTGCGAACCCATGAGGCACATCGCATGGTGGTTCTGGCCAATTTTTCAGAGCAACCTCAGACCCTCCACGGCAATCTGCTGCGGACCGCGGGAATGGGAAGATTCTTTGAGGATGTGCTCTCGAGTCGAACTTTGGGCACGAGTGATGACATCGTCTTGCCAGCCTACGAGGTGCTCTGGCTAAAACGCGTGTAA
- a CDS encoding SHD1 domain-containing protein gives MHQLPQHYLLWLLVGLTSSTAAFGQSRSRRFREGEEVQYQSGNSWREGVVLQVQGKKVGVEYFLGNQTRQVVVDSGSDKLRYPWEEKVISPMRLWSDESKQFSVRAAVMAFKGKDVLLYKEEDGAELAVPIDKLSESDQTFLKMLKSKVGPEIAWLPDLTVFQQNATAFGAAVWNEAQDLSEIPPDAPPGFASMPMKGVAFPKAHFFESLVRLEPIGGADGWMVAGTMDSHGDQPSRVLWAALAQEKINRLQLLPSGERVAAVAPRNRSLLTTNKEGTRLTLWTADPTLEVPEARVSWKSEVERMHGSQGTLAVIVAPNRVLHQWGKQKFVVWDTDAHRELYRVEQESFFGAQLVLSPGKKYFALPEDERVRIIEAATGNTLAALPVEGGRTAGVGFNADGTRLAVLTRSQLAIWEVGSSLPPTRLRADGIGTPFSATVEWVDDTTLLIDREVLYDTRHQLPVWNYRIDTSQVQTDSWGAKTQTVMGDKLCYAVNIRGQQAQFVIGAVELPGPGVREAVEGLDPESLYIIRPGHAVGLSIQCGEYDTEVRNALMQQIEDNDWVYDANSTTILKAEMGRSKPQTVTYRSMIGRGGGEHSISVTPYFSKLEVMYGDVVAWQTGGGSGLPQTMFLKDGESAQQKADSMQKPMPQLFSTTDIPEKLFDPAKKKGIGSSVLGARGLVPQ, from the coding sequence ATGCATCAATTGCCCCAACACTACCTTCTCTGGTTGCTGGTAGGCCTCACCTCGAGCACCGCGGCTTTCGGACAATCCAGGAGCAGGCGGTTTCGCGAGGGAGAAGAGGTGCAGTACCAGAGCGGCAATTCATGGCGCGAAGGGGTAGTGCTGCAAGTTCAGGGGAAGAAGGTTGGCGTAGAATACTTTCTCGGCAATCAGACGCGACAAGTCGTCGTCGATTCGGGCAGTGACAAGTTGAGATACCCATGGGAAGAGAAAGTGATCTCTCCCATGCGATTATGGAGTGACGAGTCCAAGCAGTTCTCGGTTCGCGCCGCAGTCATGGCCTTCAAGGGAAAAGATGTCTTGCTCTACAAAGAGGAAGATGGCGCCGAACTCGCCGTCCCCATCGACAAGCTGAGCGAGTCCGATCAGACGTTTCTCAAAATGCTGAAATCTAAGGTGGGACCAGAGATTGCCTGGCTACCAGATCTAACGGTGTTTCAACAGAATGCAACTGCCTTCGGAGCAGCGGTGTGGAACGAAGCACAGGACTTGAGCGAAATTCCTCCCGATGCTCCGCCTGGGTTTGCCAGCATGCCGATGAAAGGAGTCGCCTTTCCGAAAGCACATTTTTTCGAATCGCTTGTGCGGCTGGAACCGATCGGCGGAGCGGATGGCTGGATGGTTGCTGGAACCATGGACAGCCATGGCGATCAGCCAAGCCGCGTACTTTGGGCAGCACTAGCACAAGAGAAAATCAACCGCCTGCAATTGCTCCCCAGCGGGGAACGCGTGGCAGCCGTCGCCCCGAGGAATCGGTCTTTACTGACGACCAATAAGGAGGGAACGCGTCTCACGCTCTGGACTGCAGACCCAACTCTCGAAGTGCCGGAAGCTCGAGTCTCCTGGAAAAGCGAAGTGGAACGCATGCACGGCAGTCAGGGCACCCTTGCCGTAATTGTCGCGCCCAATCGGGTGTTGCATCAATGGGGAAAGCAGAAGTTCGTCGTCTGGGATACCGATGCCCATCGTGAATTATATCGGGTTGAGCAAGAGTCATTCTTCGGTGCTCAGCTTGTACTGAGTCCTGGTAAAAAGTACTTTGCCTTGCCCGAAGATGAACGTGTGCGAATTATCGAAGCCGCTACGGGCAACACGCTCGCAGCGTTACCCGTGGAAGGTGGTAGGACCGCTGGTGTCGGATTCAATGCAGATGGTACGAGACTGGCTGTGCTCACGCGTTCACAGCTAGCTATCTGGGAAGTCGGTTCCTCACTTCCACCCACGCGACTGAGAGCAGACGGAATTGGCACTCCGTTCTCAGCGACGGTGGAATGGGTGGACGATACGACCTTGTTGATCGATCGTGAAGTTCTGTACGACACGCGCCATCAACTGCCGGTCTGGAACTACAGGATTGATACTAGCCAGGTCCAAACGGATTCGTGGGGAGCAAAGACCCAAACCGTCATGGGAGACAAGCTCTGCTACGCGGTCAATATTCGTGGGCAACAAGCTCAGTTTGTCATCGGTGCTGTAGAGCTACCAGGGCCGGGGGTCCGGGAGGCGGTCGAAGGACTCGATCCGGAGAGCCTCTATATCATTCGCCCAGGGCACGCGGTTGGCTTGTCCATTCAGTGCGGTGAATACGATACAGAAGTTCGAAATGCACTGATGCAACAAATTGAGGACAACGACTGGGTTTACGATGCAAATTCGACAACGATTCTCAAAGCTGAAATGGGGCGCAGCAAACCACAAACAGTAACCTATCGCTCGATGATAGGACGTGGCGGTGGCGAACACTCAATTTCCGTTACGCCCTATTTTAGCAAACTAGAAGTGATGTACGGAGATGTGGTTGCGTGGCAAACCGGCGGCGGTTCGGGACTCCCCCAAACCATGTTCTTAAAGGATGGCGAATCGGCACAGCAAAAAGCAGACTCGATGCAAAAGCCGATGCCTCAGCTGTTTAGCACAACCGACATTCCCGAAAAGCTATTTGATCCCGCCAAGAAAAAAGGGATTGGTTCGAGTGTCCTGGGCGCCCGCGGCCTCGTCCCCCAATAA
- a CDS encoding HAD-IIB family hydrolase, with amino-acid sequence MGILNKKDGLKITLISLHGLIRGDEPELGADADTGGQVKYVLELARELAANPSVREVELLTRQIFDPKVSKDYAQPEEPLSDKARIVRIPFGPKRYLKKEALWPYIELFVDQTLVHFRRHGIPDVIHGHYADAGLAGAQLANLLHVPFIFTGHSLGRVKAQRLQLGKERVDALEQMYKFRIRYEAEETALETASMVVTSTGQEVEQQYEMYDHYDPSRMEVIPPGVDLDAFFPPPEDWARPEFADELARFLREPEKPFILAMARPDERKNLEKLVEVYGESSQLQEIANLVMIMGGRDDLRELPKGQQQVINNVLHLVDRYDLYGKVAYPKRHRPHDVAELYRLAVRQRGVFINPALTEPFGLTLLEAGAAGLPIVATNDGGPCDIIANCDNGLLVDPVDGKAIEKALLRVLTEPEQWDAWSQAGVDGTRKHYSWRNHADRYLRDLSDILNHSATPELIDNPTMRRLPEFDRIIVTDLDNTLTGDDEALEEFKELIRANRHIGFGIATGRRLDSALELIEQLGLPRPDVIDTDSGTQLHYGAKLTPDSSWQKQIGYAWEPEKISETMASLPGVFQQEESHQSKYKISFEIDQTLAPNLAAIKKSLREAGLRAKVVQSLGMYIDIIPVRGGSDLSMRHLLWKWGFSPEKVLVAGDSGNDEGMLLGRTLGVVVGNYSPELNKLRNRPRVYFADGAHARGIIEGIHYYQFLSNIVIPNDHVESN; translated from the coding sequence ATGGGAATTCTTAATAAAAAAGACGGACTTAAAATTACGCTCATTAGTCTGCACGGACTCATCCGAGGTGACGAGCCTGAGTTGGGGGCCGACGCGGATACGGGGGGGCAAGTTAAGTACGTGCTGGAGCTAGCGCGAGAATTGGCTGCGAACCCTAGCGTACGCGAAGTCGAGTTGCTGACGCGGCAGATATTCGATCCCAAGGTCAGCAAGGACTACGCGCAACCCGAAGAGCCACTGTCCGATAAGGCTCGGATCGTCAGGATTCCATTCGGCCCCAAACGCTATTTGAAGAAAGAAGCCCTCTGGCCTTACATTGAGCTGTTTGTTGACCAAACGCTCGTCCACTTCCGTCGACATGGAATTCCCGATGTTATTCACGGGCACTATGCTGACGCAGGATTGGCCGGCGCGCAGCTCGCCAATCTACTCCACGTTCCCTTCATTTTTACAGGGCATTCGCTCGGTCGAGTCAAGGCGCAGCGCTTGCAGTTGGGCAAAGAGCGGGTCGATGCCTTGGAACAAATGTATAAGTTTCGCATTCGCTATGAAGCGGAGGAAACGGCACTGGAAACCGCCTCGATGGTCGTCACCAGCACCGGACAAGAGGTCGAGCAGCAGTATGAAATGTACGACCACTACGATCCGTCGCGGATGGAAGTCATTCCTCCAGGGGTCGATCTCGATGCATTTTTTCCGCCGCCAGAAGATTGGGCGCGGCCCGAGTTTGCCGATGAGTTAGCTAGGTTTCTGCGAGAACCCGAAAAACCTTTCATTTTGGCGATGGCACGACCGGACGAACGCAAGAATCTCGAAAAGCTCGTCGAAGTCTACGGGGAAAGTAGCCAGCTCCAGGAAATTGCGAACCTGGTGATGATCATGGGAGGTCGAGATGACCTCCGTGAACTTCCCAAGGGGCAGCAACAAGTTATTAACAATGTACTTCATCTGGTCGATAGATACGACCTGTATGGCAAAGTGGCCTACCCCAAGCGCCATCGCCCCCACGACGTTGCAGAGCTTTACCGCTTGGCAGTACGGCAACGCGGCGTATTTATCAATCCCGCCTTAACCGAACCCTTTGGTCTGACCCTGTTGGAAGCGGGGGCGGCCGGGCTACCCATCGTAGCCACCAACGATGGCGGGCCCTGCGATATTATCGCCAACTGCGACAATGGCTTGCTGGTCGATCCCGTGGATGGCAAGGCAATTGAGAAAGCGCTGCTCCGCGTGCTGACCGAACCCGAGCAATGGGATGCTTGGTCCCAAGCCGGCGTGGATGGAACGCGAAAACATTACTCATGGCGCAATCATGCCGACCGCTACCTTCGTGACCTTTCGGATATTCTGAATCACTCGGCGACTCCGGAGTTGATTGACAACCCAACCATGCGGCGACTGCCCGAATTTGATCGCATTATTGTGACCGATTTGGACAATACGCTGACTGGCGACGACGAAGCCTTGGAGGAGTTCAAGGAGCTGATTCGAGCCAATCGTCACATCGGCTTTGGCATCGCAACCGGCCGGCGTCTCGACAGCGCTCTGGAATTGATTGAGCAACTTGGCCTGCCGCGCCCCGACGTCATCGATACCGATTCGGGGACGCAATTGCACTATGGTGCTAAGCTGACTCCGGATTCCAGCTGGCAAAAGCAAATCGGGTATGCCTGGGAACCAGAAAAAATCAGCGAAACCATGGCCAGCTTGCCGGGCGTGTTCCAGCAAGAAGAATCTCACCAGTCGAAGTACAAAATCAGTTTTGAGATCGATCAAACCCTTGCCCCAAATCTAGCTGCCATCAAGAAAAGTCTGCGCGAGGCGGGATTGCGTGCTAAGGTTGTTCAGTCTCTCGGAATGTATATCGACATTATCCCCGTCCGTGGGGGGAGTGACTTGTCGATGCGACATTTGCTATGGAAATGGGGGTTCTCTCCTGAGAAGGTACTCGTAGCTGGCGATTCTGGAAATGACGAAGGCATGCTCCTAGGCAGGACGCTCGGCGTCGTCGTTGGCAATTACAGTCCCGAACTCAACAAACTTCGCAATCGTCCTCGCGTCTATTTTGCAGATGGCGCGCACGCACGGGGCATTATTGAGGGCATTCATTATTATCAGTTCCTAAGCAATATCGTAATTCCGAATGATCACGTCGAATCTAACTGA
- a CDS encoding 6-bladed beta-propeller, producing the protein MRISSTLIAACLTAVLSCPARAADTPVAAVRMGCGAMTFDTVPGWGLRPDGASAIGSTHGSVVIDQAGNIYTSAKAGVFVFSPDGKVIHSYLGDQYSNIHDMEIRQEEDGEYIYGARNANAEGIKFKVSTGEIVLHLPFPGESGLELKKFNPTAITVAKNGDIYLSDGYASNHIFKFDKSGKYLMHFGTKGNKTREFNTAHGMTLDTRYEPNRLLICDRNHEPKGRLVHYDLDGQFIEEVVTGLGMPTSVAIQGDYVSVPDLQGRLVILDKSNTIIAVLGHNPDPAKGGSFNVPQAEWVEGVFSGTHGSYWDEAGNLYVQDWNVSGRIMKLVRVDPRGDK; encoded by the coding sequence ATGCGAATTTCATCAACTCTAATTGCCGCTTGCTTGACAGCGGTTCTAAGCTGTCCGGCTAGGGCTGCAGACACACCTGTTGCTGCCGTGCGAATGGGCTGTGGTGCGATGACGTTTGATACGGTCCCAGGTTGGGGCCTGCGTCCCGATGGAGCTTCTGCGATTGGCTCTACCCATGGTTCGGTGGTCATCGACCAAGCGGGCAATATCTACACCAGTGCAAAGGCGGGCGTGTTCGTCTTTTCACCCGACGGCAAGGTAATCCATTCCTACCTGGGAGATCAGTATTCAAACATCCATGACATGGAGATTCGCCAAGAAGAGGATGGAGAGTACATCTATGGAGCGCGCAATGCCAACGCTGAAGGGATCAAGTTCAAGGTTAGCACTGGTGAAATCGTCCTCCATCTTCCCTTCCCGGGAGAATCAGGGTTGGAGCTGAAGAAATTCAACCCCACTGCCATTACCGTGGCCAAGAATGGTGATATTTACCTGTCGGACGGATACGCCAGCAACCACATTTTCAAATTCGATAAGAGCGGCAAGTACCTGATGCATTTTGGCACCAAGGGCAATAAGACCCGGGAGTTCAACACCGCTCACGGAATGACCCTTGATACCCGCTACGAACCCAATCGCTTGCTCATCTGTGATCGCAATCATGAACCCAAAGGCCGCTTGGTGCATTACGATTTGGATGGCCAGTTCATCGAAGAGGTCGTGACGGGGTTGGGCATGCCAACTTCGGTTGCCATCCAAGGGGACTACGTCTCGGTTCCGGACTTGCAAGGCCGACTGGTGATTCTGGACAAATCCAACACGATCATCGCCGTGTTGGGACACAACCCCGATCCGGCCAAGGGAGGCAGCTTCAATGTGCCTCAAGCCGAATGGGTCGAAGGGGTTTTCAGTGGCACCCATGGCTCTTACTGGGACGAAGCAGGCAATCTCTATGTCCAGGACTGGAACGTCTCGGGACGCATTATGAAGCTCGTCCGGGTCGATCCCCGCGGTGATAAGTAG
- a CDS encoding PfkB family carbohydrate kinase, with protein sequence MPNAGPPSRLPPLIFGEVLFDHFPDGRSVLGGAPFNVAWNLQGLGNSPHMLTAVGKDAEGELVLKEMQDWGMERGGVQHHPQLSTGRVVVTLAGGQPTYEILHPCAFDQIKLPEQAIDAAHYSLLYYGTLAARDTISQSTLLHLVQHSGLPRFVDLNIRQPWFDHALVRPLLDGAEWVKLNDEELAELSGQPHSTVAIDILCSVRIMREKYGGSVYFVTCGAAGAYALVEDRIHFAPSPVVQNLQDTVGAGDAFTAATLHQLLRQVPSESAIRLAVQFAAQVCAIRGATTTARNLYQFEGREDDINSNEDSDHGNS encoded by the coding sequence ATGCCTAATGCTGGCCCGCCGAGCCGTTTGCCGCCGTTGATTTTTGGAGAAGTGCTGTTCGACCACTTTCCAGATGGTCGTTCCGTACTTGGGGGGGCTCCGTTCAATGTGGCCTGGAATCTGCAAGGTCTGGGCAACTCTCCCCATATGTTGACCGCTGTTGGCAAGGACGCTGAAGGCGAACTGGTCCTGAAGGAAATGCAGGACTGGGGAATGGAACGTGGCGGTGTGCAACACCATCCGCAACTCTCTACCGGTCGCGTCGTGGTCACGCTGGCCGGTGGGCAGCCAACTTACGAGATTCTCCACCCTTGCGCATTTGATCAGATTAAGCTGCCGGAGCAGGCAATCGACGCAGCCCATTACTCACTGTTGTACTACGGTACGCTGGCCGCTCGCGACACCATCTCTCAATCCACCCTCTTGCACTTGGTCCAACATAGTGGGCTCCCACGGTTTGTTGATCTGAACATCCGCCAGCCTTGGTTTGACCACGCATTGGTAAGACCGTTACTCGACGGAGCGGAGTGGGTAAAACTCAATGACGAAGAGTTGGCCGAACTTTCGGGCCAACCGCACAGCACGGTCGCCATAGACATCTTGTGCAGCGTCCGGATCATGCGGGAGAAATATGGGGGCTCGGTCTACTTCGTGACTTGCGGTGCCGCCGGCGCGTATGCGTTGGTGGAGGATCGAATCCACTTCGCCCCGTCGCCTGTGGTCCAGAATTTGCAAGACACGGTAGGGGCCGGAGACGCATTTACGGCCGCCACCCTTCATCAACTGTTACGTCAAGTGCCCTCGGAATCGGCAATCCGGTTAGCCGTCCAATTTGCTGCCCAGGTGTGTGCGATTCGCGGGGCAACGACAACCGCTCGAAACCTTTACCAATTCGAGGGCCGGGAAGATGACATCAACTCCAACGAAGACTCCGACCATGGGAATTCTTAA
- a CDS encoding aldo/keto reductase gives MSTLEQRQLGKTGLCVTRLGYGSMGLRGPNTWGIRTVSDEAAERVLHAVLDAGVNFIDTSPDYGVSEARIGRFLSSRRGEFTLATKCGCDPIQHADTLEIRHTWTADTVRRNLETSLERLQTDHIDLLQFHGGDAATLKQNGLIEVLQGFREQGTVRALGVSTKLPEITDLLKLEIFDAFQLPYACVAPEHAACMDEAARQGAGVIVRGGIAQGGPDAEIQRPAVNAVWAAAKLDELLPASMSRAEFILRYTLSHPHCDTAIVGTCNLEHFAENVAAAKAGALPGDLYAEITRRVQEITGAGRES, from the coding sequence ATGTCAACGCTTGAGCAACGGCAGCTGGGAAAAACGGGATTATGCGTGACACGGCTAGGCTATGGGAGCATGGGCCTGCGTGGTCCGAACACCTGGGGTATCCGGACCGTCTCCGATGAGGCTGCAGAGCGAGTGTTGCATGCCGTGTTGGATGCCGGCGTGAACTTCATCGACACCTCGCCGGACTACGGTGTGAGCGAAGCCAGAATCGGACGTTTTCTTAGTTCGCGGCGTGGCGAATTCACTCTGGCAACGAAATGTGGCTGCGATCCCATTCAACATGCCGACACCTTAGAAATCCGACACACCTGGACTGCGGATACCGTGCGACGCAATCTGGAAACCAGTCTCGAACGCTTGCAAACCGACCATATTGATCTCCTGCAATTTCATGGTGGAGATGCTGCCACCCTGAAGCAAAACGGCCTGATCGAGGTGTTGCAAGGATTCCGTGAGCAGGGAACAGTCCGCGCGTTGGGAGTGTCGACGAAACTCCCGGAGATTACGGATTTGCTCAAATTGGAGATTTTTGACGCATTCCAACTGCCCTACGCCTGTGTTGCCCCGGAGCATGCGGCCTGCATGGATGAAGCCGCGAGACAAGGGGCAGGTGTTATCGTCCGTGGTGGGATCGCCCAGGGAGGCCCCGATGCAGAGATACAACGTCCAGCAGTGAATGCCGTCTGGGCCGCTGCAAAATTGGATGAACTCTTGCCCGCCTCTATGTCGCGAGCAGAATTCATCCTGCGTTACACCCTATCGCATCCGCATTGCGACACGGCCATCGTGGGGACTTGCAATTTAGAACACTTTGCTGAAAACGTGGCGGCGGCCAAAGCGGGAGCCCTCCCCGGGGACTTGTATGCTGAAATCACCCGGCGAGTGCAGGAAATCACTGGGGCCGGAAGAGAGTCCTAA